Proteins encoded within one genomic window of Candidatus Delongbacteria bacterium:
- a CDS encoding DUF1697 domain-containing protein, which produces MKYVALLRGINVGNSVKISMKELKELFETLGYTNVSTYINSGNVLFESVDTRKNITSEIQKSLLDKAKTEIKVLIKTKLEIIKIAQSIPIEWENNSDQKTDVAYLFDSIDNKKIIEELPIKKEYIQIKYVKGALIWNVNREHYNKSQLNKIISHKVYKNMTLRNVNTARRLAEF; this is translated from the coding sequence ATGAAATATGTAGCATTACTCAGGGGAATAAATGTTGGGAATTCAGTAAAAATCAGTATGAAAGAATTAAAGGAATTATTTGAGACACTCGGATATACTAATGTATCGACATATATTAACTCGGGGAACGTCTTGTTCGAATCGGTTGACACGCGTAAAAATATTACCAGTGAAATACAAAAGAGCTTGTTAGATAAAGCAAAAACAGAAATAAAAGTATTAATAAAAACAAAATTAGAAATAATAAAGATAGCACAAAGTATACCTATTGAATGGGAGAATAATTCAGATCAAAAAACAGATGTCGCGTATTTATTTGATTCAATTGACAATAAAAAAATAATTGAAGAATTACCAATAAAAAAAGAGTATATTCAAATAAAATATGTTAAAGGGGCATTAATCTGGAATGTAAATAGAGAGCACTATAATAAAAGTCAATTAAACAAAATAATCTCTCACAAAGTATATAAAAATATGACCCTACGTAATGTAAACACAGCTCGGCGTCTTGCCGAGTTTTAA